The genomic interval CTCTTGCAGCTGACTACAAAGAAGACGTTCTTTAGACAACCTTTCAGTTTTTTAACCTAACCACTCTTTACCGCCTACAATAATTACACGGAACAAAGTAGTGCGAAGTAGAGCATTACGTTGCTGAGCATAGATTGCCTATAAACAAGGTTGCGAACAAACACTTGTTTTGTTATGGTGACATATCCCTGTCGTTAAATTACCTGAAAACGTTCGCAAATTGCATCGTTTAACAACCTAATagtcgcgataattatctagctatcagGCTACTTTCGTTAAACGTTTtcgttaaaatatatcattctaTTTTTTCTCCTACATCTCTACCTACATGTCATCCTTTTTATCGTCCTACTTCCTAtccaaaatctcattttttcctacttttcctCTGACATCTACTCCTATATTTCCTTTACTTTCTCCCCTTCTTCTCATCCTACATCTCCTTCTACAGTTTCTCCTACATCTCCTCCACATCTTCTTCTACATCTCCTCCTACATCTCCTCCGacatgttttgataaaacttgCTTCAAACACATGCATTTTCCATCCTGAAAGAGAAATACCTTTCTAATGTTAAAATCCAAActacattaaaaattaaaaatgcattgcCTTTGAAAGTACAAAATGatagaaataatacaaaatatatgattaCTTTACCAAAAAATCTCAAACCACAAAGCAATCATGTATTATAAGTGATACTATTTTCTGTGTCTACCACGAATTGGGATTATGACAACACGGTGTTCAACCGCACCTCTACACTTAATACAGTGGTTTGTTATGGGTTGATCGAATTGCCAGGCCTtaccataatataaattatttttgcatcGTGAGCAAAAGTAATTGCTTTGTATAATACTTGATCTCATGACAAATTGTCCAGTAGCTATTCGATTGGAATACTGATAGTCTGATAGTCTGAGGATGAACTGTTTATGTTTCTGATTGGGGGCTCCACGATATAAAATCTATAATTCAATTGTCTTAACAAGTGTAACATAGGATtatagatattgttttaaatcgaTTGGACCTGTAACCAATCCAGATACATTGGAAAACCGTAAATCATTATAGatattatgtacaaatattgaacatctgcgatgtttattttaaaaatagctttaCAACACATTGTCATAAATTCAAAAGTGAAACCTTTGagtgtataaaaatataatttcaccGCTTCACGCTAATAAGCCTTGTTCAATaggaacaaaaataaaatgaactcaCGAAGTGCTTGGACAAATATATGAAGTCATGGTTTGTATGACATCATTTGGCTAAAATTGAAAAGGTTTtcaattaaacatcaattaattaTACACATTTTTCTGATAAATGAGCGTTTTTCAGGTTTATAAGCTGAAAGTCCTGTGTAACATGTTGTAACGACTTaccatgtatatttaaaaataagcatCTGATAGTCGGATGTAACATTTCGTAACGAGTTACAACTCATATTTCAGGTTTAGCAGCAGATAGTCCAGTGTAACATTTTGTAacgattttttatatatatcaggTTAAGCAGCTTAAAGCTTGAAATGATccattgttgtgtttgtttcagaCCGAACAGCTGATGTTTCTATGTATCTTGTTTGTAACGATCGTGGTCGGCAACTTCCTAATCCTAGCCGGCATTGTTTCCTCAGGCAAGCGCAGATCACGTATGAATGTGTTCATCATCAACCTAGCGTGTGCAGGTACACTAAAACAATTAGATAACGTATTGCAATATATGGGCAATAACAATAAGTCTACATAGCTAATCATAGTACCAATACATATATGGCACAGTGgctttatttatgtcattatcaaTTCTTTATGGCTATGGAGCGTAAACAGATGTTTTCGGCATATCACGTATTTCGAGCCTTCTGGCCATCTCGACTGACGAAGAGTTATCGCAAGTATATTGATCTCACTGTTAATAATGATGCCTAGCACTGTCATATGAATGTTTAAACCGTTTTGGTTGCAGACCTGTCCGTTGGCTGTCTCCTGGTACTTACAGACATCATTTGGAAGGTGACAATCACGTGGTACGGGGGCTACATTGGCTGTAAGGTGGTCAAATTTGCTCAATGTGTAGCTACGTTTGGTGCAACCTACTCTCTTGTGGCGCTGTCTATAGATCGCCTGGATGCAATCGCAAGACCAATGAATATCAACAATGTCGGTAAGCACGTTGAAACATGTTCACACACAAGATTACAAAGCATATGTCAGATGTGATATTGGAGTTATAGTGACATGCAATATATCTTGAACAAATTTTACATCACTGATTGTCAAATATTCGTTTAACGAAAGTGGACGTATATAACGTAGATTCAGTTGGACTATTTAGAATCAACATGCTTGCGGGAATCACATCAAATAATGAACGCTTAGGCAGTCAAGATCTAAATAATGTAGACAACATGTGTCCTTCATTGCTTCTTTAAGATTCAAAGGGACTCTGTTCTCTGCACGATAAACTGGAAAGTATTACTGTGCTTAAGCCTTCAATATAGCTTAAAGTATTTGTTTCCATTCCttatcaatattataagttTTTGGGCATTTTAATTGGcgaacaacattttaaaaggtGTGCCTTCGTTTTTATTTGATGCCTTTTATCAGAAAGAaacgtgtttttgtaaaattaaagaagACAATTATACAACATAGTGTTTTCGGATACTGGTAATTAAATTAGTATTTTGTCTAGCCTCTGTTCAGTTGAAATATACATCTTACAATAGTTATTACCATatacattttcaatgttttagatAGGTCAAAGTCTCATTTCAAACGAAGCAACCAAACCAAACATTAGGTAAcaatcttatttaaaaacaggtcaattctatttttttctctattcaAGAGAGGCGGTGCCGCATACTTGTTGGATTGGCCTGGTTGTTTGCTGTTCTATTTTCATCCCCGATGTTGTACATGTCAGAAATGGACATTGTAGACGGGAAGGAACAATGTTGGATAGACCTACAACCGTGGGTGTGGCGGGTAAATACAGCTTAAATACTTCTTATATTGTTCCCGCTCAAGGCACCACAATCCACCTTGATGATGATTGCCAAACGCATTATAGATTAAGCATCTGGAACAATACCAATAATGATCTTAGCCGTAAAGTGAGATTATCTTAgtgttttactttaatttcgTTTGGCAAAGATGTATAATGAAATGATTCCTagtattaaagattaaaaacataCTAGGGAAGAACACATAATTACTGGATGCCATCTGTTACTTAGATATTCGAAGTAACGACTGAAAATACGATACAttgataatgttaaaatgatgcACATATTTAGATATcaagtttgtttgcatttatcATTTCCAGATCTATGTAACCATGGTTTCATTCGCGGTGTTGATAATTCCCGCCATCATCATCGCTAGCTGCTACATCGCCATTGTCGTGGTCATCTGGTCAAAATCCAGCAAGTTTAAATCCCCCGACACTAGGCGCTGCGCAGAGAAATCTAGTCTTTCAAAATCAGGTATTCACTTATTGTTAACAAACAATTGGATTATGAACTAAGCTTTCACTCtcaaatttacataaaactcAATAGTTAtcatttgttattatattttctaCAACTATTGTTTCGTGTACTCACTTTTGTGTTAAACATGTCTTTGGGTTGCAATTAAGCTTTCAAAATGATGTTAAGAAATGTTGAAATACGGCTTTGATTGAGgttgtttgttattgtgtgGCCTAGTTAGacttttaaagtgtttgttgaGCCCGTACGTTGTTCATCAGAAGTGGGTTTTCATACGAGTATTTGCTATTGTACGTGTTGCTATAGTTTGTACTATTTGTCAGTACGcccatttatataaacattggcGTAAGGGAACGAGAATACCTACAAACAACGCAAAAAATGCACTATAAGTCGGTTTAAGATTGATGATTCAACCAAGTATCATTAAGCAAATTCATTTTATGGTGTCTGCGTTTTTCCATCATTGCCTAGGGCATGGCAAgaacagaaatattattttgaacgCTGGCTTTTTGActgatgttatcactgtttgtGTCACATAAAACAAGTTCCTTGAtgcattcattaaatgcactaaAGTATGTTCTTAGAAGTTTAGAAATGCATCttacttttatttaatgatattgcaCAGTGCATTAGAGGTTCATAAATCTATAAAAGTAAGATCGCTGACATCTTGtcactttcattttcaagaaatgTCTTATATATTGATGTCTTTTTTctagaaaataagaaataaagatGTGAAAACGTGTGTTTGTTTACTTAGTTATTTAcatatgaatgtttttgttgtgaGAATAAACAGCCACAAGGTCAATATGGTATGGCAAGATCCTGGAATCAAAGTAGAAACAAACGTAAACAAAACCTAATAGATATCAGTTACCATTTGTCAGTGtcaatacataaacacaacGAACAGCGCAACAAAAATGCATGCTTTTATCGAGCTGATAGTTGTTTCactcttttacattttatacgGGAATGTGTGTTTCGTATTGATTGTAACTTTtgaatggaaactacagggacaaaacCTACCGTTGTGTTTTTCAAAGTCACGAGGATCAGAAGTCAACCGCCAAGCACACAGTGAAAGAGATACACACGGCAACACAATAAGCATGAATTTAGGCTACGATATATCGATGTTTTCTAATCATAATACATGTTTAGCACACCGTCTTTGAATGGTACGCAGCAAAATGCGTTCATAAAGTGTTAGCAAAATCGTACAACACTATTTCATTTTCCAGGTTCTATCACTGTCCGCTTTACGGGTTCCAATAGACATTCCAAAGCCGCAATGGGAGCTTCAAGCTCAAGAGGAGTTAttccgaaggccaaaattaaaACGATTAAAATGACATTCGTTATAGTATTAGGTAAGTCTTGAAAATGTATAATGGAAAGAagagttcatttttttaacataaatgaatCATGTATCTGAAGCAATAAGAACAGCGAACATTTTGTCATAACATCTGAACGGATGTTTAATAACACGGTACTGAATaggacatacaaaataaaacaaataaattcgTGCTtcacatttctgttttagtgtagttcatttcaataataaaacaccTAGTAAAGTTCCTACTGCTTGCCGCCTTAAGTTTGTTgatataaacctttttataaatatttgaaagaattACTTCTTATACATTTCAGGGGTACggtaaatgttatgttatttttcttcttaGCAAATGTAATGCCATTTCTTTTCTGAAAAAGTGTTTGTGAAGAACGTTATCGCAAGCTATATTCCAAATGCTGATTTTGACAGGCAATTGAAAAGAATAGTAATTTCGATGAATCGtcaaaaacttcaaaatttgaataaaacatatctgaTTAGTCATTCTCTCCGAAAGTAAAACACTGCAGGTTTATTCCATCGCCGTTAAGGGAGGAATACTTGAATAAAGTGTTATGTTTCTCTGTTTCAGTGTTCATATTCTGTTGGGCTCCATATTTCATCTGGGACTTGTTGTACGTGTTCGGTCACATCAAGATGTCACAGAGAAGTATCGCTATCAGCACATTCATCCAGAGTCTAGCGCCCCTTAACTCAGCCGCGAACCCAATCATCTACACGCTGTTTAACACGGCCATATTCACAGGAATGTTTAAGAAACGTCACGCATACAATTCCCCGCCCCATACGCCACGTAGTATATAGACACTATTCATGCTCAAAATTATTCAACGTTCTTAATTCTAAGCTAGACTATTTGGTGCTTTACTCTAGACCGGAGTCGTTTCAAGACTTACTTGGCGTAACTGATCCAAATATCGATGCACGAATTTGGcgtaaatgatcaaaacatcGATAGTTGAGGCGGTGTAACATGGCTAAACAGCGATTCTTAGGTTAgcattgatcataaaaaaaaaacgatacaTGAGCAAGCGAAACTCAGCCTAACACTGATATTTATGTCGGCAAAACTCATTAAACACCGATACTTGAATCGGCGTAACTCAGCCTAACACCGATATTTGAGTCGGCGAAATTCATCCAAACACCGAAACATGAGTCGGCGTTACTCAGCTTACACCGATAAGTTCAGTTGGTGTATTTGGCCCAAACACCAATACTTCAGACGGTGTAACTCACTCTTAAAATTATACTAAAGTATTCACCCTTACATCGATATATGCGTCGGTGTGAATAATCATAACACAATGCTTAAGATGGCGTTTCTCATCCAAACACCGATACTAGAGTCGACGTATCTCATACAAACACCGATACTGGAGTCGGCGTTTCTCATCCAAACACCGATACTAGAGTCGACGTATCTCATCCAAACACCGATACTAGAGTCGACGTATCTCATCCAAACACCGATACTAGAGTCGACGTATCTCATCCAAACACCGATACTAGAGTCGACGTATCTCATCCAAACACCGATACTAGAGTCGACGTATCTCATCCAAACACCGATACTAGAGTCGACGTATCTCATCCAAACACCGATACTAGAGTCGACGTATCTCATACAAACACCGATACTAGAGTCGACGTATCTCATACAAACACCGATACTGAAGTCGGGGTTTCTCTTCCAAACACGGATACTGGAGTTTGTGTATCTCATCAAAATAGCGATACTGGAGTCGGCATAACTCATGCAAACAGCGATACTGGAGTCGGCTTATCTCATTCGAAATTCCAATACTGGAATATGGATACTCATTCAAAAACAGATAGAAATTTAtagttatatttcattaaatttttaGCTGGTGTCATATTTTAAAACGCATAATACTGATTTCGAAGCTAAATTTGATAGAATGCATATCAATTTTAAAGCATTGAACATTGATTTTCACGAGACTGTGTGCAAATagaacattaaattgaaagctTATAAGTCAGAGATATACCTTTATTTCTTACATAGGTTTTGTTATTAAGTTATGCTAGTAACTATATAATGAGGgatttgttttatgtcattCTATAACAGAgatttgcattaaatatttataaaaaatatgtttgcttaATATTGTAGTGCGTTCATATGGATTACGTCTTCatagaatatttaataaacGAATACTGTCAACTCTATTAAGTAAGCAATGCACAGTATAAATAATATTCTACAttaaaaatgctgttttaatatattttgcaccTAAATAATGTGAAgtgtatttgaaaatgaatatctaTCTATTGTTACATTgtgtttcatgtttgtattatataaaaacgTAAGGCATAGTTATGTCTTGTCAATATTtccaataaactttaaattttatttgttaaaaacaattttccAAAAAATTCAGATATTGTAGAATATATACGTGTTAAACCTCTTTAAAGCGCTACATCATCAAGTTAAATAAATGTAACGAGTAAGGATAAGATGATTTGTGAAGACTGGCAATTTGGTTGCTTTTGGGGGTCAGTATGGCTTGTGCAAATAGTGTTGATACCAAGTggttttcaagaaaaaataaatttgttttgaatatattacatgatatataatttcTATCCCGGTGCAGTTTTGCAACAAGTGTGTGCCATCTACCGGCTTATCTCTCTTTCTAATATCCATGCAGATTCTTAAAAAAACCTGTTGTTATTCATTAACACCTGATTACAATTTTACATCTGCAAAAAGAACTATCTAGCTCTAATGGATTATTATCTGAAACTGGTTAACCAATTGTGCAAAAAAGACACCCTCCCTTATTCGTTGATTGACTGAAAACATCAATAAATCAACGTTTCCCTCTCCCTGATAAATCCTCTCATGAATATATCATAAGAATGTAAGTTcgtttttcattaattaaattcagGATTTAGAATGAACGTAGATCACAACACACGTTTTCATAAACAACGTGAACATAGCTAATAGTCTCCATTTGTACTCTGCTTCTTCCAATGTCAAAGTCTGTGTTCTAACACATAGTAGGTCCTTACAAAAAATCACATCaacttattttaattgtaaattattcTGTCATTTCCATACATCTGAAAATAGTTACAATCTGAAAAGAATGAGAAATCAAACATGTCTTATTAGTGCTAAGTTGAAAAGAATGGTATTTACTTCAACAATGATTTACTGTAAGAGCTTTTCCTTATAATATAATGACATTGGTAGAAAGGACCaacataatttcaacaaataaccaaataaacaatattattaagtttGTAATCCattatgtatgcaaaaaaaacatactgAAACGTTTGTGTTAAATCTATAAATGCTTGacataatttcttattttaacaGAACACTTAGTTTTACTCAGCACTCTTTTATTGAAAACTCGAGTTCACTGGCGGTTCAAACTTTTCAACCAGCCGTAAGGTCCTATTTCAATCCGGTTTTGAGCTTGAC from Mya arenaria isolate MELC-2E11 chromosome 7, ASM2691426v1 carries:
- the LOC128241248 gene encoding cardioacceleratory peptide receptor-like; the protein is MNNTTSKLDQPVTKENNTYFVYEFHQTEQLMFLCILFVTIVVGNFLILAGIVSSGKRRSRMNVFIINLACADLSVGCLLVLTDIIWKVTITWYGGYIGCKVVKFAQCVATFGATYSLVALSIDRLDAIARPMNINNVERRCRILVGLAWLFAVLFSSPMLYMSEMDIVDGKEQCWIDLQPWVWRIYVTMVSFAVLIIPAIIIASCYIAIVVVIWSKSSKFKSPDTRRCAEKSSLSKSGSITVRFTGSNRHSKAAMGASSSRGVIPKAKIKTIKMTFVIVLVFIFCWAPYFIWDLLYVFGHIKMSQRSIAISTFIQSLAPLNSAANPIIYTLFNTAIFTGMFKKRHAYNSPPHTPRSI